The following proteins come from a genomic window of Sardina pilchardus chromosome 13, fSarPil1.1, whole genome shotgun sequence:
- the rtn4rl1b gene encoding reticulon-4 receptor-like 1b gives MFKRGCGLEFLLVLCGLELSWSCPRHCICYTGPSTVSCQSHNFLSVPEGIPPHSERLFLQNNKIHRLLRGHFSPTTVTLWIYSNNITYIEPSTFHGFTVLEELDLGDNRHLRSLDSETFRGLSRLHALHLYRCGLSVLPTDIFKGLRNLQYLYLQDNHLEFLQDDIFVDLHNLSHLFLHGNRLWSLHQNTFRGLGALDRLLLHHNRLQWVDRQAFHDLRRLTTLYLFNNSLPELSGECLSTLPALEYLRLNDNPWECDCKALSLWDWLKKFRGSTSAVGCAAPPDAAGKDLKQLRKEDFPDCSGSESLKKDPLPAPAPPQPPPRAPRPHHPHHAGGQFPSPPSPLPHPPTSVNGVHAGSGGVTGAGPPHRSGGGGGGGRSRNCTRQRTKGGKGRGANDVHTLKEMVDKEYPSPDGGKDDPTTPEGSTPRRKHKCTPRTSMRPPSGVQLPTDWAAPRRPGPLLCGSLAVLAALTTELILR, from the exons gcTGTGGGCTGGAGTTCCTGCTGGTGCTTTGTGGTCTGGAGCTGTCCTGGTCGTGCCCGCGCCACTGCATCTGCTACACGGGGCCCAGCACGGTCAGCTGCCAGTCGCACAACTTCCTGTCGGTGCCCGAGGGCATCCCGCCGCACAGCGAGCGCCTCTTCCTGCAGAACAACAAGATCCACCGGCTGCTGCGCGGCCACTTCAGCCCCACCACCGTCACGCTGTGGATCTACTCCAACAACATCACCTACATCGAGCCCAGCACCTTCCACGGCTTCACcgtgctggaggagctggacctgGGGGACAACCGGCACCTGCGCTCGCTGGACTCGGAGACCTTCCGCGGCCTGAGCCGGCTCCACGCGCTGCACCTGTACCGCTGCGGCCTCAGCGTGCTGCCCACCGACATCTTCAAGGGCCTGCGCAACCTGCAGTATCTCTACCTGCAG GACAACCATTTGGAGTTTCTGCAGGACGACATCTTCGTGGACCTGCACAACTTGAGCCACCTGTTCCTGCACGGCAACCGGCTGTGGAGCCTGCACCAGAACACGTTCCGGGGACTGGGGGCCCTCGACCGGCTGCTGCTCCACCACAACCGGCTCCAGTGGGTGGACCGGCAGGCCTTCCACGACCTGCGGCGCCTCACCACGCTCTACCTGTTCAACAACTCGCTGCCGGAGCTGAGCGGCGAGTGCCTGTCGACGCTGCCGGCGCTCGAGTACCTGCGGCTCAACGACAACCCGTGGGAGTGCGACTGCAAGGCGCTCTCGCTCTGGGACTGGCTCAAGAAGTTCCGCGGCTCCACGTCGGCGGTGGGCTGCGCGGCGCCGCCCGACGCGGCCGGCAAGGACCTCAAGCAGCTGCGCAAGGAGGACTTCCCCGACTGCTCGGGGTCCGAGTCGCTGAAGAAGGATCCGCTGCCGGCGCCGGCGCCTCCGCAGCCTCCGCCGCGCGCCCCGCGGCCCCACCACCCGCACCACGCGGGCGGACAGTTCCCCTCGCCGCCCTCGCCTCTGCCCCACCCGCCCACCTCCGTCAACGGGGTGCACGCCGGCTCGGGGGGCGTCACCGGAGCGGGGCCCCCGCACAggtccggcggcggcggcggcggcggccggtCGCGGAACTGCACTCGCCAGCGCACCAAGGGCGGCAAGGGCCGGGGCGCGAACGACGTGCACACCCTCAAGGAGATGGTGGACAAGGAGTACCCCTCGCCCGACGGGGGCAAGGACGACCCCACCACCCCGGAGGGCTCCACCCCGCGGCGGAAGCACAAGTGCACCCCCCGGACCTCTATGCGGCCCCCTAGCGGGGTGCAGCTGCCCACCGACTGGGCGGCTCCGCGGCGGCCCGGGCCGCTCCTCTGCGGCTCGCTGGCCGTGCTGGCGGCGCTGACCACGGAACTGATCCTGCGCTGA